A stretch of Pseudomonas sp. 7SR1 DNA encodes these proteins:
- a CDS encoding substrate-binding periplasmic protein, producing MHRRLPLCLSLLLALACLESRGAGIEVVTEDSLYAYPREGKLVGPGTRVVEETLNKAGLTDHRILLYPWARAYEKALHEPNVLIYPMDRTPLRESLFKWVGELERVTIKLYKLRERHDIVLASLEDAKRYSVGVVRNDSKQLLLQQAGFTRLVVSGDRRDNFQKLLNHQVQLIPMPEKAARVICEDEHVDFAILQEVFSIDDRPARVSMAFSLSTPDEIVARARQAFEQLEAAGEVARIMREER from the coding sequence ATGCACCGTCGTCTGCCGCTCTGCCTGTCGTTGTTGCTGGCCCTGGCCTGCCTGGAAAGCCGTGGTGCGGGGATCGAAGTGGTCACCGAGGATTCACTCTACGCATACCCCCGCGAAGGCAAGCTGGTCGGGCCGGGCACCCGCGTCGTCGAGGAAACCCTGAACAAGGCCGGCCTGACCGATCACCGCATCCTGCTGTATCCCTGGGCCCGGGCCTACGAGAAAGCCCTGCACGAGCCCAACGTGCTGATCTATCCCATGGATCGTACCCCCTTGCGTGAATCGCTGTTCAAATGGGTCGGGGAGCTGGAGCGAGTCACGATCAAGCTCTACAAGCTGCGCGAGCGCCACGACATCGTCCTGGCCAGCCTCGAGGATGCCAAGCGCTACAGCGTGGGCGTGGTGCGTAACGACTCCAAGCAACTGCTGCTGCAGCAGGCAGGCTTCACCCGGCTGGTGGTCTCGGGCGATCGTCGCGACAACTTTCAGAAACTGCTCAACCATCAAGTCCAGCTGATCCCGATGCCCGAGAAGGCTGCGCGAGTGATCTGCGAAGACGAGCATGTGGATTTCGCCATCCTGCAAGAGGTGTTTTCGATCGACGACCGCCCCGCCCGGGTGTCCATGGCCTTCAGCCTGAGCACGCCGGACGAGATCGTCGCCAGGGCGCGACAGGCCTTCGAGCAATTGGAGGCTGCGGGAGAAGTGGCGCGGATCATGCGGGAAGAACGCTAG
- a CDS encoding GGDEF domain-containing protein yields the protein MARNSETSSAKQPRIKAFSSLGRRLVLATLLFCLLFTLAMVTLRTWLAWENNLAEMNSELVLIDQVFQNTLAHAIWEMDRESLGKQLASVAKAAPVGRLLLTIPRPGQPPEIIELNRYANVAPGPAPVLRRELVAQPYAGANEKVGELIIEGDSNLLWERLWGEARSIVITQLVQSLLLAGLVMTMFNRLVTVHVVHIARHLGQLTPDTLKRHFKLQRSVRRQDELSLLESQVNELQDNLHAHLERQRLDELAMAASRDQLAELVEARTAELKAANQSLEALSRHDALTGLPNRRYFDELKEIEFRRALRHGTPLAVLMCDVDFFKTYNDTYGHIKGDECLQQIAETLRSVFGRSGELTARVGGEEFVVVLPNVDASQAYEAAQRVRAHLAERQLPHSGSTVSPFVTLSIGVAELDPRTMNHFDLLLQCADQALYRAKHQGRNCVAF from the coding sequence ATGGCGCGCAATTCAGAGACATCGTCCGCGAAACAGCCACGTATCAAGGCATTCAGCTCGCTAGGCCGTCGGCTGGTACTGGCGACGCTGCTGTTCTGCCTGCTTTTCACCCTGGCGATGGTCACCTTGCGGACCTGGCTGGCGTGGGAAAACAACCTGGCGGAAATGAACTCCGAACTGGTACTGATCGACCAGGTGTTCCAGAACACGCTGGCCCATGCCATCTGGGAAATGGATCGCGAATCGCTGGGCAAGCAACTGGCCAGCGTCGCGAAGGCCGCGCCGGTGGGCCGATTGCTGCTCACTATCCCACGTCCCGGCCAGCCCCCTGAAATCATCGAACTCAACCGATACGCCAACGTGGCCCCGGGGCCTGCGCCTGTGTTGCGTCGCGAGCTCGTCGCGCAGCCCTATGCCGGGGCGAACGAAAAAGTCGGCGAGCTGATCATCGAAGGCGACAGCAACCTGTTGTGGGAGCGCCTCTGGGGCGAGGCCCGCAGCATCGTCATCACCCAGCTTGTCCAGTCGCTGCTGCTGGCCGGCTTGGTCATGACCATGTTCAATCGCCTGGTGACCGTGCATGTGGTCCATATCGCCCGGCACCTGGGCCAGCTCACGCCCGATACCCTCAAACGGCACTTCAAGCTGCAGCGCTCGGTACGGCGCCAGGACGAGTTGAGCCTGCTGGAGTCCCAGGTCAATGAATTGCAGGACAACCTCCACGCCCACCTGGAACGCCAGCGCCTGGATGAACTGGCCATGGCAGCCAGCCGCGACCAGTTGGCCGAGCTGGTCGAGGCACGTACCGCGGAACTGAAGGCAGCCAACCAGTCCCTCGAAGCGTTGTCACGCCACGACGCATTGACGGGACTGCCCAACCGCCGCTACTTCGACGAACTGAAGGAAATCGAATTTCGCCGCGCGCTGCGCCACGGCACGCCGCTGGCGGTGCTGATGTGCGATGTAGATTTCTTCAAGACCTACAACGACACCTACGGCCATATCAAGGGCGACGAGTGTCTGCAGCAGATCGCCGAAACCCTGCGCAGTGTCTTCGGGCGCTCGGGGGAACTGACCGCCCGGGTTGGCGGCGAAGAGTTCGTCGTGGTACTGCCCAACGTCGACGCCAGCCAGGCTTACGAGGCGGCCCAACGGGTCCGCGCGCACCTGGCCGAACGCCAATTGCCCCACAGCGGCTCGACGGTGTCGCCCTTCGTCACCCTGAGCATCGGTGTGGCCGAACTGGATCCTCGCACCATGAATCACTTCGACCTGTTGCTGCAATGCGCCGACCAGGCGTTGTACCGAGCCAAACACCAGGGACGCAATTGCGTCGCCTTCTGA
- a CDS encoding substrate-binding periplasmic protein, which translates to MVLPLNRLLMLGVLMLMAVGALSPNAAAEAPLRIVTEELPPYNMTQDGRVTGMSTEVVQAVLKEIGVEAPIHVMPWARAYELALNEGNVLIYSISRTPAREPLFHWVGAIAPTRWFLYSLAERPVKLSSLDDARHYQIATVNQDVGEQYLIAKGFRIGEQLQSSTKYEHNYRKLKVDHVEMWISNELNAQYLARQNGEDPAKVLIRSLPIPDLSSEEGLSMAFSRKTPAETVEKFRAGLEAIQRNGVYDAILRKWL; encoded by the coding sequence ATGGTCTTGCCGCTTAACCGTTTACTGATGCTTGGCGTCCTGATGCTCATGGCCGTCGGCGCACTCTCGCCGAACGCCGCGGCAGAGGCTCCGCTGCGTATCGTCACGGAGGAGCTGCCGCCCTACAACATGACCCAGGATGGCCGGGTGACCGGCATGAGCACCGAGGTGGTCCAGGCGGTGCTCAAGGAAATCGGCGTGGAGGCGCCAATCCATGTCATGCCCTGGGCACGGGCCTACGAGCTGGCGCTCAACGAAGGCAATGTCCTGATCTATTCCATCTCCCGCACGCCGGCCCGCGAGCCGCTGTTCCACTGGGTGGGCGCCATTGCACCGACCCGCTGGTTCCTGTATTCGCTGGCCGAGCGGCCGGTGAAGCTCAGTTCCCTGGACGATGCCCGTCATTACCAGATCGCCACCGTCAACCAGGACGTCGGCGAGCAATACCTCATCGCGAAGGGATTCCGCATTGGCGAGCAACTGCAGTCGAGTACCAAGTACGAGCATAACTACCGCAAGCTCAAGGTCGATCACGTGGAAATGTGGATTTCCAACGAGCTCAACGCACAATACCTGGCCCGCCAGAATGGCGAGGACCCGGCCAAGGTGCTGATTCGTTCGCTGCCGATTCCCGACCTCAGCAGCGAGGAAGGCCTGAGCATGGCGTTCAGCCGCAAGACACCGGCCGAGACGGTGGAGAAATTCCGCGCGGGCCTGGAGGCGATCCAGCGCAACGGCGTCTACGATGCCATCTTGCGCAAATGGCTGTGA
- the treA gene encoding alpha,alpha-trehalase TreA: MRPLPFTSLCFTAVLCAACSSQPAATWSYMDARDRVTQTPDQAYPELFEAVQRGAIFTDQKHFVDALPKRDPATIRADYLARRDAAGFDLKAFVEDNFIESGEALSPAPKPGAPIKEHIDKLWPVLSRTYRQVPPYSSLLPLPEPYVVPGGRFREMYYWDSYFTMLGLEQSGDKAQVRHMTDNFAYMIDTYGHIPNGNRTYYLSRSQPPFFAYMVELQAHIEGSQAYGRYLPQLQKEYAYWMQDSQTLKPGTAARHVVKLADGSVLNRYWDASPTPRQESWLQDVKTAAQAPDRPRVEVWRDLRAGAESGWDFSSRWLGDGKDLASIRTTSIVPVDLNSLLYHLERTIAKACETTRNAPCVQAYGQRAEQRQRAIEKHLWNEAAGYYVDYDWQENRQRPDLTAATLFPLYTGLAGAERGHRTGEAVRKGLLRPGGIATTQVDNGQQWDEPNGWAPLQWVAVQGLDRYRQTALAGQIGQRFLQQVRKLYDAEDKLVEKYDVSGAGQGGGGGEYELQDGFGWTNGVTLKLLEKYGENTGAGAR; encoded by the coding sequence ATGCGACCTTTGCCCTTTACCAGCCTTTGCTTCACTGCCGTGCTCTGCGCGGCCTGCTCAAGCCAACCCGCTGCGACCTGGAGCTACATGGATGCCCGGGATCGCGTCACCCAGACGCCCGACCAGGCCTATCCCGAACTGTTCGAGGCAGTGCAGCGTGGCGCGATCTTCACCGACCAGAAGCACTTCGTGGACGCACTGCCCAAGCGTGATCCGGCGACGATCCGCGCCGATTACCTGGCCCGTCGCGACGCCGCCGGCTTCGACCTGAAGGCTTTCGTCGAGGACAACTTCATCGAGTCTGGCGAAGCCCTGAGCCCGGCGCCCAAGCCCGGGGCGCCCATCAAGGAACACATCGACAAGCTCTGGCCGGTGCTCAGCCGAACGTATCGGCAAGTGCCGCCATACAGCAGCCTGCTGCCCTTGCCGGAACCCTATGTGGTCCCGGGCGGGCGCTTTCGCGAGATGTACTACTGGGACTCCTACTTCACCATGCTGGGGTTGGAACAAAGTGGCGACAAGGCCCAGGTTCGCCACATGACCGACAACTTTGCCTACATGATCGACACCTATGGCCACATTCCCAATGGCAACCGTACCTACTACCTGAGCCGGTCACAGCCGCCGTTCTTTGCCTACATGGTGGAGTTGCAGGCCCATATCGAAGGAAGCCAGGCCTATGGCCGATACCTTCCTCAACTGCAAAAGGAATATGCGTACTGGATGCAGGACAGCCAGACGCTCAAGCCCGGCACGGCCGCCCGCCATGTGGTCAAGCTCGCCGACGGCAGTGTGCTCAATCGCTACTGGGACGCCAGCCCGACGCCACGCCAGGAATCCTGGCTGCAGGACGTCAAGACCGCCGCACAAGCGCCCGACAGGCCTCGGGTAGAGGTGTGGCGCGACTTGCGGGCGGGCGCCGAAAGCGGCTGGGATTTCAGTTCCCGCTGGCTGGGCGACGGCAAGGACCTGGCCAGCATCCGCACCACCTCCATCGTGCCGGTGGACCTGAACAGTCTGCTCTACCACCTGGAACGCACCATCGCCAAGGCCTGTGAAACCACGCGAAACGCACCGTGCGTCCAGGCCTATGGCCAGCGCGCCGAGCAGCGCCAGCGAGCCATCGAAAAACACCTGTGGAATGAAGCGGCGGGTTACTACGTGGACTACGACTGGCAGGAAAACCGTCAGCGGCCGGACCTCACTGCCGCGACACTGTTCCCCCTGTACACGGGCCTGGCTGGCGCCGAGCGCGGCCATCGTACCGGGGAGGCCGTGCGCAAGGGGCTGTTGCGTCCCGGCGGCATCGCCACGACCCAGGTCGACAATGGGCAGCAGTGGGACGAGCCCAATGGTTGGGCACCGCTGCAATGGGTGGCGGTGCAAGGGCTGGACCGTTACCGGCAGACCGCGCTGGCCGGGCAGATCGGCCAGCGATTCCTGCAGCAGGTCCGCAAGCTCTATGACGCCGAAGACAAACTGGTGGAAAAATACGACGTGTCGGGAGCCGGGCAGGGTGGCGGCGGAGGTGAATACGAGCTGCAGGACGGCTTCGGTTGGACCAATGGCGTGACGTTGAAACTGCTGGAGAAATATGGCGAAAATACCGGAGCCGGCGCCCGGTGA
- a CDS encoding DUF488 domain-containing protein encodes MSQVVYTIGHSTRTLEQFVEMLEGFQVDTLVDVRTVPRSRTNPHYNLDTLPGQLAGYGLRHERILALGGLRKKSRTIPEQTNGFWDNRSFHNYADYALSEAFEEGLQRLLALSENHCCAIMCAEAVWWRCHRRIIADYLLVRGVDVIHIMDRNKSNKAVLNPAARVQGLKLTYPAPA; translated from the coding sequence ATGAGCCAAGTCGTCTACACCATCGGTCATTCGACCCGGACCCTCGAGCAATTCGTCGAGATGCTCGAAGGCTTCCAGGTCGATACGCTTGTCGATGTCAGGACGGTTCCCCGCTCACGGACGAACCCCCACTACAACCTCGATACGCTGCCCGGACAGCTGGCGGGGTACGGCCTGCGCCATGAGCGGATCCTGGCGCTTGGAGGCCTGCGGAAGAAATCCAGGACCATCCCCGAGCAAACCAATGGGTTCTGGGACAACCGCAGCTTTCATAACTACGCGGACTACGCGCTGTCGGAGGCGTTCGAGGAGGGGCTCCAGCGCCTCCTGGCACTCAGTGAAAACCACTGCTGCGCCATCATGTGCGCCGAAGCGGTCTGGTGGCGATGTCATCGCAGGATCATCGCCGATTATCTGTTGGTCCGTGGCGTCGACGTCATTCACATCATGGACCGGAACAAGTCGAACAAAGCGGTATTGAATCCCGCTGCGCGGGTACAGGGGCTGAAACTGACGTATCCCGCGCCGGCGTAG
- a CDS encoding DMT family transporter, which translates to MNPDKSMSCEALPRPDWRQAIPLPILEAGLLLAWSSGFIGARFSVDYAPALLVVFWRCVLVTLLLFPFALPALRQAPVAVLLKNAGIGLLAMAGYLAGITQGIALGVPAGLAALFADLLPIGLALLSAGVLGRRLAWPIWIGLMVGLAGVALVTQSAMTWGDAPAWAYALPLLGMLSLAIATLWQKALAPREQLGLLPNLWLQCAVSGLAFGILEGTQGSLAPIPSVGFALSVAWTAGLSTIGGYGLYWLCLRRASATRITSLLYLSPPITMLWAWAMFDEPLSWQMAAGLAASGLGIWMVVRTEAATRTS; encoded by the coding sequence ATGAACCCTGATAAATCGATGTCTTGCGAGGCCCTGCCCAGACCTGACTGGCGCCAGGCAATTCCACTTCCGATCCTGGAGGCCGGCTTGCTGCTGGCCTGGAGCTCCGGATTCATCGGCGCGCGGTTCTCGGTGGACTACGCACCGGCCCTGCTGGTGGTGTTCTGGCGCTGCGTACTGGTCACGCTCCTGCTGTTTCCCTTCGCCCTTCCGGCGTTGCGACAGGCACCCGTTGCGGTGCTGCTGAAAAACGCAGGCATCGGCCTGCTGGCCATGGCGGGGTACCTGGCCGGTATCACCCAGGGGATCGCCCTAGGCGTGCCCGCCGGCCTTGCCGCGCTGTTCGCCGACCTGCTGCCGATAGGGCTGGCGCTGTTGAGCGCTGGCGTGCTCGGGCGGCGCCTGGCCTGGCCGATCTGGATCGGATTGATGGTCGGACTGGCCGGAGTCGCCTTGGTGACCCAGAGCGCGATGACCTGGGGCGATGCTCCTGCGTGGGCATATGCCTTGCCGTTGCTGGGCATGCTGTCGCTGGCGATCGCGACACTGTGGCAGAAGGCCCTGGCCCCTCGCGAGCAGTTGGGCCTGCTGCCCAATCTCTGGCTGCAATGCGCGGTCTCCGGGCTTGCCTTCGGCATCCTCGAGGGGACGCAGGGCAGCCTGGCGCCGATCCCCAGCGTCGGGTTCGCCCTCAGCGTGGCATGGACAGCCGGGTTGTCGACGATCGGAGGGTATGGGCTCTATTGGCTGTGCCTGCGTCGCGCATCCGCCACCCGGATCACCAGCCTGCTTTACCTCAGCCCTCCCATTACGATGCTGTGGGCCTGGGCCATGTTCGACGAGCCGCTGTCGTGGCAAATGGCAGCAGGCCTGGCGGCTTCAGGGCTGGGCATCTGGATGGTGGTGCGCACGGAGGCCGCCACGCGGACGTCGTGA
- a CDS encoding LysR family transcriptional regulator → MSAILDIELIRTFHCVARIGKFSAAAEQLHKSPAAVSVHIQRLETVAGGRLLNRDNQSVSLTALGKRLLLSTSELLSIHDRVLADLHGTHLAGRVTFGVPDEYAEHVIRDILPTFSTAWPNVVLELKTAPSYALRDQVLRGKLQAAVIAQPKGQPGPQAQVLVSTTPVWVAPVNLAASSLDPLPLAVHAPQCPYRQAMMQGLRQSGRRVRIVLESPSNQAVKACVEAGLAISLIDRARVTARMQILDDLAVIPEHEVVFMRSQASHADEAVSLLCRTLQQHFRL, encoded by the coding sequence ATGTCCGCCATTCTCGATATCGAGCTGATACGCACCTTCCATTGCGTCGCGCGAATCGGAAAGTTCAGCGCGGCGGCCGAGCAGCTCCACAAAAGCCCGGCGGCGGTAAGTGTGCACATCCAGCGCCTCGAGACGGTGGCCGGGGGGCGTTTGTTGAACCGTGACAACCAGTCCGTTTCCCTCACCGCACTGGGCAAGCGCCTGCTCCTGTCCACGAGTGAGCTGCTGAGTATCCATGACCGGGTGCTGGCGGATCTGCACGGTACCCACCTGGCCGGGCGCGTCACCTTCGGCGTACCGGACGAATACGCCGAGCATGTCATCCGCGACATCCTTCCGACTTTTTCCACCGCATGGCCCAACGTGGTGCTGGAGCTCAAGACGGCGCCAAGCTACGCGCTGCGGGACCAGGTGCTGCGTGGCAAGCTCCAGGCGGCGGTGATCGCCCAGCCGAAAGGCCAGCCCGGCCCTCAGGCGCAGGTCCTGGTGAGCACCACGCCGGTCTGGGTCGCGCCGGTCAACCTGGCGGCCAGCTCCCTGGACCCGCTTCCGCTGGCGGTGCATGCGCCGCAATGTCCCTATCGGCAAGCCATGATGCAGGGCCTCAGGCAAAGCGGCCGCAGGGTGCGCATCGTGCTGGAAAGTCCCTCCAACCAGGCCGTGAAGGCCTGCGTGGAGGCCGGGTTGGCCATCAGCCTGATCGACCGGGCGCGGGTGACGGCGCGCATGCAGATCCTCGACGACCTGGCGGTGATACCGGAGCATGAGGTGGTGTTCATGCGCTCCCAGGCGTCACACGCCGATGAGGCGGTGAGCCTGCTTTGCCGGACCTTGCAGCAGCACTTTCGACTGTAG